Proteins encoded together in one Apus apus isolate bApuApu2 chromosome Z, bApuApu2.pri.cur, whole genome shotgun sequence window:
- the LOC127395591 gene encoding uncharacterized protein LOC127395591, with protein MDFQSSDTGLGLCLLQRPPSRDPVHRLGALSSGGTQVLTQPGTGQWGPGPRWEPNHGPKGQEAVASSSEIPFTTRFTVPLLSAFHMAPTRAEAGCSRDIIAGGTIMVAAGSISSREQGSCAELTSPVWNTVASSPSSARLSSKMQQLHLLCLILLVLGCVLDVHGGNNVLDCCLRTRETPIPRRIVQDYRVQLVEDGCNTPAAVFITTKGKRLCAPLQAPWVIRLIEKLDTSSARKAKPQGK; from the exons ATGGATTTCCAGAGCTCAGACACTGgcctggggctgtgcctgctgcagagaCCCCCCAGCCGGGACCCCGTGCACCGGCTGGGTGCTCTCAGCAGCGGGGGCACCCAGGTCCTCACTCAACCTGGGACAGGCCAGTGGGGACCTGGACCCAGATGGGAGCCCAACCATGGCCCCAAGGGGCAG GAGGCAGTTGCTAGCAGCAGTGAGATCCCCTTCACCACCCGCTTCACAGTCCCCCTGCTCTCAGCATTCCACATGGCACCTACCAGGGCTGAAGCAGGCTGCTCAAGGGACATCATTGCAGGTGGCACTATCATGGTG GCAGCAGGAAgcatcagcagcagagagcagggaagctGTGCAGAGCTCACCTCTCCTGTCTGGAACACCGTCGCCTCCAGCCCATCCTCTGCCAGACTGagcagcaaaatgcagcagcttcatcttctctgcctcattctgctggtgctgggatGTGTCCTGGATG TGCACGGTGGGAACAACGTCCTCGACTGTTGCCTGCGGACGAGGGAGACGCCCATCCCGCGGAGGATAGTGCAGGATTACCGGGTCCAGCTGGTGGAGGATGGCTGCAACACCCCAGCTGCGGT GTTCATCACCACAAAGGGCAAGCGCCTCTGTGCCCCCCTCCAAGCCCCGTGGGTCATTCGCCTCATAGAGAAGCTGGACACCAGCTCTGCCCGGAAG GCCAAGCCCCAGGGCAAGTAG
- the CCL21 gene encoding C-C motif chemokine 21: MAPRLLLSLLLLAAAPLIAWAQGIGSSPSDCCLKYSKRRIPDGVVKSYSLQGSESGCMNPAVVIITKKDKKICFPPKRSDIQAIMQKLDNRGQDKKDKKKEPLQLPRSRSKRQKRQQVF; encoded by the exons ATGGCTCCAcgcctcctcctctccctgctcctgctggctgctgcccccCTCATTGCCTGGGCTCAAG GCATTGGCAGCTCACCCTCAGACTGCTGCCTGAAGTACAGCAAGAGACGCATCCCTGACGGTGTGGTGAAGTCCTACAGCCTCCAGGGATCTGAGTCAGGATGCATGAATCCTGCTGTCGT GATTATCACCAAGAAGGACAAGAAGATCTGTTTCCCTCCCAAGAGATCAGACATCCAGGCTATCATGCAGAAACTTGACAACAGGGGGCAGGAcaagaaagacaagaagaaGGAACCGTTACAGCTTCCTAGGAGCAGATCCAAGAGGCAGAAGCGGCAGCAGGTCTTCTAA